Genomic segment of Hylaeus volcanicus isolate JK05 chromosome 6, UHH_iyHylVolc1.0_haploid, whole genome shotgun sequence:
ATTTCGTGACCCGTAAGCTTATCCGAGACACTCCTCGCTGCTTCTGCTGCTCGGATCCTTTGTATCCTAATTTCACGCCCTTGGGAACGGTCATTTGACAAATTGCCATGAATTTCACAGAAATTCTAACGTTGCAAACGCTactagaaaatataaaaatcggTGTGATTTGCGATGAGAAATTGTTATAGAGGATTCTTTGAAGTTGCTTAgattgataattattattgttatacgaatacataaaatttaaatttgaatatatgtaaacTAATTTGAATCCCTGGTTAGCGAAACAGTTCTCCTTCTAGATGTTAGATGACGCCAGCAAATTCTGTATTGTAGCGAAACGGTTCTTAATCGTAACGTTGGATGGCGCCAGAAAATCCTCTATAACGACACACCAGATAGCTGCAATTTTACAGAGTAATCTTAAAGTACTTCATCGATAACACAGGGCACTCTGTCGGCAAGTCTCGATAACGTAAAGCATTTTATCGGCAACACAGATCGCCTTGTTGATAACGCAGAATTTTGATCTAACAATAAGACTAACTTCCTTCAAAGACTGGTCATTTTTCTCTCTGCAGTATCTATAATACTACATTATAGATATACTTTGTTACTTAATAAACTTAGATTTAAATTCAACTTCCTCTCCGCCAATTAGATTGGTACACGGAGACGTCGCTGCATAACGAAGCTGGATGTTGAGTATCGTTAAAGAAACGCGAGCTTCGCAAGAAAAATCCTATAGCAATGGAAAGCACATTGAGAATTTTCCAAGAAGCAGTCTTTGTTATGACTAAAACTTTTCAGAATCGCATCGGCTCTGGTCTCGGTGCTGTAGCGTTTaacaatagttttttttttttaccgttgAACTGCGTTCAACGTCGTTCCAGGGAGCTTATCTCCAAACGGCAAAAGCATTCGCCAGCCCTTCATGAGTGCTGCTGAACGAAGTCTGGTATTGGTTAGCGAAAGGGGGCGAACACAGAGCAAAGGAGGGCGATGCCGAATCGCTCGCTCGAGTATAGTCGTATGAAAAGTTGAAATATCGTCGTCGGACGTTGTTTGTCTCGAGGACATGCGCCCTCGTTAGGCGGGCAAATATGCGACAAAAGACTTTGAGGAGAGGAACAAGACGGAAGGGCCttaataatgcaatatattataattgtatataaagaCGGACGAGGTCTGGGAACCATGTTTTGCTTAATGGAACatcttcgaaaaaggaggcgCCTTTTACGCGTATTCCTCTTCTGAAGAAATTGAGGTCATCTCTGGCAGAGGAATGTCGAATTGGTCCCAATTACACAAATGAATATTGCGGTGCTTTTATCCATGCATGCTGGAATAAGATAATTTGATGCGAATGCTTTCTTCGctacgaaattttcatttactgtACGTTACTTATTCacagtaaattataattaatcctTTTGCGTGCAAATATGTGTTTGCCTCCTGTACGTACGCAACCAATCTGCATGCTCTACGTTTATCACTGCAAAGATTTACGATTACGTGTCATTCATGCGTAACAAATAAGTCGTCTGGAGTTTAGCCGGTGCTCGCAATCAAACTGTCACTGGGAATCGTCTCCAAAGCAAATCCGATATTGTATACGCGGTGCATCCCCAAGCATAGACAATCAACGCGGTGACGTTACTGGCACTAAGTCACAAAGGGAATCGCAAAGTGCGTTACTATAGCGCACAGATTGGTCTCTGCCTCTCCAGATCGCAATATGATTCGCGGACCTAACGTTCCACCTGTGGGCTAGATTGCTTCCATCTCAGGCTATCTCAAAAGCTTCTCCAGTTTCCAGGGATACTGGACGTTTCAATGATAATTTCCATTTCATACTACCAATTCAACGTTCCATTCGTTCCACTTGAACCTCTTTAAATCATGCACGAAGTAATGAAGAATGTTGAGTAAGTCTTAGTTGTTGAAAGGCTTCTATGTATATCCGTATGCGGTGTACATCGTGGCAAGAACGTATGTATGCGTGGTTCGCCACTACTCCACGTGTCATCCGCGCAACGCTAAACCGCAGATTGCTATATACGTATATCCAAttgaatttaagaaatatacatttcccGTCAAAACTTCAAGACATGTTCCAACTCTCAGAGTTCCAACTCATACCCGAATCTCGTTACTTAATTTGCACAGCTTGTACCCTTCAACGCGCTGATCAATACACAATTTTGGACGCTCGGAGGAAATGGAGCCGATTCCCATTGCAGAGGGTTTGTCGGCCGAGTTCAAAACGAGAGGAGACCGCAGGTGATACAGGGTGGTTCGGCTCAAAAATTGACGCGTCATGCAtcgtgaatttaattacggGCATAGGCACGGCGAAATGCCGCGGGGCGGCGAAAATTTGACAGACATTGTAACGACGCTCATTGTTGCGTGCTAATAATAATCAAGCATGGCGGAAAGCGGCCCGCGTTTGAAGTGGCTGCATTGTTAATGAGTCGCGTAATTAGGTCTGCAACGAGAGCCGTTGAATTCGGGCTTCGCGCTAGCCATGGTGTACGGGGTGGCAAAGGATCGCGGAGGAGGGCGGGGTCGATGCGAAATTCAAGCTGGTCCAGGTTAAATTTGCCTCGCGTTTTGTTGCGCATTGTCCACGTTACTAATGCTCGGCTCAGATCGCGACAAAGCCGAAGCGCGTTGCGGCGCGCATTAAATACGTAATACGCGACCCCTGACCTCTTCCGCACGCGCCCTTCCGCGAGGGGCAGCTCACGTTCTCCCTAGGAACGTCGTACAGTTCCGGAATTACGCGAAATCCTTCGCGTCATTCGTAATTCATCGATCTGGAGCTACGTTCGCCCAAGAAGGAAACATGcttcaattttcacgaataaatctGTGGGTGGTTCTTCGATATACCCTTCGTTTCGAGCCTTGCTGGGTATACTATGGTATACTATTGCGAACTGAAAAGTTGAAACAAAGTAAAgttgaacaaagaaaaagatgaaagAGGAGAGAGTTCTCCAAATACACTCTGATATCTTTGTTTGGACCGAAAGTAGTGCATTTCCCCAGAAAACCAAAGCGAGTGCGTCACGCGTGTTTACCTCGACGAAGCCAAGTTACTCGCGCTATTACGAAAGCAATATATTATCTGCAACGCTGCGTCCACAGGcctgaaatttttcatttcccccaagtttgtcgtgggGTAGGGAATTCTTCTCGCGCCTTCGTTTTCCTCGCACAACCGTGGAGGACAGAAAGCCAAACTGCAAATGGAGATTATGGGAACTTAAAGAAACTCGGCCACTCCCTGTGATTGCGCGTCTGCAACGTACTTTTCCTAAACTTTGCAGATTATTTACGTCCACGCCGTTTCTggcttctttttttatcatctCGCTTCTCGTCGAAAGACCGCAGGTGGAAACTCATCCAAACTTTCCATTTTCCGATGCTCTCTGTTCTTTCAAGTACACTGAGCTTCTGTTCGCGCCTATCGAGGCAACTACACCAGTTACTACATACTTGTATCATTTCCATTAGGTCCTGTACCATGACGTCCAGCTTAAGCGCGATTATGGgatatatagtatatacttGATTTCAAAAGTCACGTTAATCAAAGTTCCCAAAATTCGGTTAAATTTCCATTGTTCGTGGTTATACGAAACACGAGCCCCTCTATTATTTCTCACTATTAACAGTCAACAACAGCTGACGCGTATCATCGACTTTGGAATAATGCGCTCCATTGTTCAAAAGTTCAAACACGCTACCATAATTGAACGTTTACTCGTTATAATGCCGGCCACGATATTATACCAATATTCATCGCACGAGTGCACTTAATGAACTGTTTACCTTATCTTCTGTTTACGCTCTTCTGACGAGGAAACAACCGCAGTCTTCGCTCTGGATACCCTTTCGACTTCTCATCAGCTAATTGACCAGACGTGTACCCCTCGTCATTACAACCTGAACGCTGTTATTGTGCACGTATGGACGCATCTCTACGCAAAACAAGGACCGTGTTTAAGCACGGCAAGTTTCGACCCGCGTGAGCACCGTTTAATTATCCTTCCTCGATCCTGTGTCGGGTGGCGTTCGACAAAAACGTACTggtttttttagatttttagcATTGGTTCTTAAAAATGTCTAAAGCACTAATtgaatatatagaaatttcgTCTCAAACGCTATTTTTCGAAGCTCGCAATCTTTTTGAATGTACCATTTGCTCCAATTGCTATCATGGAACATTGGAATCAATTAAGTGTGACGCACCTCCATGTATCCGTCGGTTATATTCGCGCCAGCTGTCAAGAAACGAAGACTCCAACAAGTCGAAATCGCAACGAACTGGTCGACCGTGTCGCACACAGCTTTTTGCTGTGTAAAATCGACAGACACGTCCGCAAACTGAGCAGTCGAGGAAAACCGCAAACCTCCGAATCCGTTGCTTCGCCAGAGTTTCCTCTTTCCCTCCTCTCCTGTGTTCTCCACCCCTCTTTCAACGCCATGTCTTTGACTCTTTGATCGACAAACAGTTACTTTTCTAAAGTTTGTCACGGCAAGAAGTTCCTTGGGTTGAGCAGTTCCTTGGGATTCTTTAGCTGAACTTCAACCTTAACACAATCTCGCGCCATTTGTCTGGCTTCTAGGAAACCGGAATGACCGGTTTCTTCGTTCATCGTAGACATTCTCTTCGTAGATTCTTCTATTCCTAATTTCTTCGTAGTGTTTTAAGAAGGTTTAGCggtttaaagaaaatgaaaatatttaagaatgaGGCAGTACAACGTTCTCCAGGATCGACTAATGTTACGATAAGTACGTGTAATGGTTCCAAATAGCGTGCTTTTTATTGTTGTTGCTCTTCTTCCGATAACTCGGTCACGCCAAGCTTGAGTTTAATGGGAGATTTGTTATCCGATACTTTGGAAAACGAACAGTGAACGATTCTGGGTTGTTGATTTTGCCTTGCTTCCCTCGCTCGACGTGACACAGGCACAAAAACAACTTACCCGGACGATTAGAAGCCGCTCAACGTCAGAACTCGCATCACGCTGACATCAAACGCGTAGTTTCGCGTTTGCTGTACGTACCGAGAATTTCTGTACTGAAATGTGAAACACGCCGCTGGCGGACGggacgtgttttttttttgttcctgtTTATCAGAGAATCGGACGTATCAAAGGCAgggcattttttttaaatatttgtcacCGTAAAACGAAGCGTCcttaattacagaaaattaatggaaatataacggaccgtaaacatttgaaataactaCGAATAAACTCACCCCTTTGAGAGAGATTTTTTGCCACATATTTGAATAGTTCGAAatgttttgataaaaaatcatttctaaCGGTTTGTCAACATTGTGTATACATTGTACAGAGTGTATCGATAACCGATCGCGAGTCTAGAAGATCCCTtccaaaatattccttaaggATTCGTCCAAGAGTCGTAGCGACACGACATTCCCTCCCGCTCCTTCGATTCTACATTTCTCTCAGGACCTGGTTTTCGCTTTCTCACAGCAGAATTTAACAGACGATCAGTCCAGTCCGAATGGCTCCTATAATTTTCACAGCAACGTTCCATGGAAGCATGGCACGGTGGTTCGTCCAGCGGCCGCCATTGTTGGTTGCGTAACGAGGGGCAATTTTTGCGGAGCCGAACAATATGTCGCATTAGCGTATTGTGCTGGCCAGTGTGGTCGTTCTATCATGCGACACGTCAATATCGTAATCGATGCTGGTCCGATTTCCATTCCGCGAAAAGGGGAAACCCAGACGTCGAGGATCTCCCATGGACTTTTACCCTGACCGAGTCATTATCGTGGCAAGTCGGCTGGCAAACGTGACCGAGACGCGTGAACGTGTCCAGAATTTACGAGTTTCGCGCCCGATGCGATGATAAACGCCGCGACTATTTGCGCTGTTGTTCGGACAGAGACGATATTTGGATGTTTACCCTCAAAGGATAAATCTTGTGCGTGACTCGTGTCACTCAGAAGTCATAGAGATCACATTTTCACTGCTTTATTTTCATCGCCCGAAACACTGAGAAACATTTAGTTTTTCAAACATCCACACATTTAATGCGTACACATACATTTATTCGACAGTCAATATTGCCCAAATAAAAAACCTCGACCTTCTATCAAACGAGTATGGTACAAAGGACCATAAAGGCAAAACGCGAGCAACGAACACAAATGacggataaataaaaaaaaaaaaaaacacacacacacatatggAAACAACAGCTTCGCAACTATGAAATTCATATGTCACGAatcgaaaacgaacgaaaccgCAACCCCCTATGGCGTTGCCCCGAGCAATCGCCCCTTTACCTACCTCTTCCAGGTCCTTTTCGCATTTTTACCATTGGACGTACGTGTACATCGCGCGCGCCAACTTTTACAAGCTCTCAATTTCGAACGAAGGTCTGCGTTTTTCCTGTTCACAACGCAAACGGGCTAAAACGAAAGGCAAagaacataattaatttaaaatacagtaTAAAAGAGAAGCTTTTAAAAATCACTCTTTCGTCTAAAATGCACTAGAaagaggaaaataatttcttagatTAGAAAAGATTTTCCGTGTAAGAAACAATCAGTTTTCAATCGATCATGAAGTAGTCCGCAACTTACGATTGCGGTTCCATTTTGTTTATGGACGTCAAAGCGTATTTGCCAGGTTCGAATCGAATCTCAAACTATCTGCGTCGTTTAACTTTGGAAAACCGTCCCTAAAGAGGCTGGAACGATTGAAAGCGTGCTTCTACGTTCCTCCTGGCATCTACCCCTACACACAAGAAATACGGGCTCCGCTAATTGTTGGAATAATGAAGAAAGTTCCTTGGCTCCCTCCGGCGACTCTGCGTCGTTCTGTTATTTCATCGGCGTGTACAGAGGCGCGCCTGTTCGTCTCGTTATACCATCGGTTTCCTTGTCGTCGTTATCGCAGCAGTAATCCTTTAGAACTCTGTTTTGCAGTACGTCAAGAATTTCACCCTTTGCGATAAATCCGACCAGCGTGTGTTTTGTATCCCCCGAGACACCTTCTCTGCGCACTGGTTAACAAGCCTGCCGGCTGAGATGTTAATCTCCTCGAACCGCTTGAAAGAAGAGGCGCTCGGTGTCTGCCGTTGCTCCTGGAAAACGATTGTAACTCGGAAACGAGCGGAgccgtaattaatttaacactAATGCGGCGGAAGATGGTTGATTCTTAACatgatttgtttgttttctctttttaaaaagaaatgggaGCAAGTGTTCGAAATTGTCCCTTGCGTTGTACGCGATGGTGGTGTATGCAACCCCGTACGGTCGAAAAGAAAGCGTTCGCCTCCACCGTCGTCACTATAGCGGTTAGTAATGGCGGTTGCGGCCTCCAATCctacttttaatgttatttttaaataaaattgcgttCCCTTAGGGTGTAGACGTATTACTAtctctgtaaaaatatgtggACGGTGAAGAAAAACAGGTTGAAATCCCGTCAGGTTCGCTCCCAACTTCGCCGTTACACTGTCCAGTCCAGAAAGTAGAGTGTGGAGTGTGCGGTGGATCGTCGAAACTCGACGGCACTGGAAATCGGCGCTGTCGGCGCGAATTGGGCGTAAATGAACTCGAAAGGCACTTCGGCCGTGTTTACACTTGCACATTTCAACACGTAGTTCGAAAACGATTATTCGACTGCTGGGTAAATATCGGCGACGCGGCTCATCAGAGCCCGAACTTATTTGACTATGCAAATCGTCGATCAACGGGGGTTCCCGTGGTCCTCTGTGGTCCGTCCGTCCTTCAGATCCCCGTCGGTTGTTTTGTTTCGAGTATCCACCACGTTGTTTTTCCTCCTATTCGCTCGCACCTGGACTGGCCGCCATCCCTATTGCGGATTCTCTTTGTCCTTCCAGCTcaggttaaaaaaatatgccAGTCGATGTTTTTCCTTGTAGCTCTGTGTTGTCCGCTTTGTGATCATCGATGCGACGAGAAATGGTCGACGCGATGCTCTGTCCGTTCAAAGTCCAAGTCACACTATCCAAACGTCTGTCGAAAAAGCCTTCAAAGGAACATGCAAAACACAGCGAGAAATGTCTCGACGGTGAACGTTGAAAACTTCAAACCCGCCAGACTCCTCTCTGGTATAACCTTCTGACGATCTGTCTGGACGCtggatattttaaattcgcCATACTATATGgcatataaaaatgttgccAGATCTGGTACGGATTAGTATAGAACACGTGTGTGTATATAGCTGTTTGACACTCTTTGAACTTTGACATTGCTGCCTGTTATTTTTCCAAGCTGATCAAGTGGAAGCTTAATGAACAAGGGAGCTGAAATCTAATCTAGACCTGACATTCTTTAATTTAGCTAAGATACCTCTGTATGCTAGGATTACCCTTCAAAGAAAAAATCCTCGGTTTTTAGGGTGGTTGAGTGGCGGATGTAATGTATCGTTACAAACAGAAGCCGCTTTGCGGTTCTTTGCTTTTGTCCCGTCATTAATTACCTTCTCGCCCGAGGCGTTGAATTAAACGTCTTGCAAAACAATAGAGCCGAGATCGTTATAAGACCGGAAAATAAGTTGCTCTTCTTTCAACGGAAACGTAATATAACGGGAATGTTTCAGAGCGGAATACGCCTTTGTGGAGCGTTTATCTCGCCGACGTTTAATTATGAACTGCGAGGGGCAATCTATTCGCCGACTAACTTCGAAATTGGCCGAGTGTTGCTGGCTTGACTGGCGCATCAATTccgtgattaaattttataaaataccgcCATATGTTCAGGGCTGAGTTTTCACAGACTCGATGATTCAGTTCAGTTTTCATTCTGCGCTGATCATCTAACCCTTGTGGTTCCATTCTTGTCTAGAAGACAAGTGTTAAACGTCCATCTTTCCATGTTACACAGATCTATTTTTGCctcaaatattacattttttaaataaaaagcacagggaaattgttaattatctCTTTCGTCTTTGTCAACCATGTTACTTCTTGCGCGTGGTAATTTGCAACTGTATCACTCCTGTCTATGCCAGAGGTGAATCGCGGCTGAAAGAGACGGGCATTTGTCTTCATTTTGTCGCCATTGCATAATCATTGCTGCCAACCAAGATTTCTCTGCAACTTTTCTTTTCGAGTCAGCGTAATACGGTCGGAAACGGAAAGAAGACAAACACTGGTTACCCGGGCTGGATGATTAATTTCCCTGAGCGCCGCAGCCGTGAAGGGGAACACCCTGGAAACTGGCTGTCTGCATATTTTATGTACGCGTTAACTCTCCACACGGCTAACTTAATTTCCACCGGATTCCATCATGCTTTTCGTTTATTAGCTCTGTCTTATTAGGAAGACGATCTTTCGGGATGATTTAGCCTTGGATAATCCacttttgttcatttattcattctgGTGCGTGACTCTCTCGGTGTTTTCTTTGGATCATGTTTGGCGTCGAGGATCCAGCCATCCGAACTAGACTAAAGTCACCATGTGCGAAACCCTTTGCTTTCATGAAACGTCATTAACCACTCAAATAAGACAAAGTTATTACGgtgttttatttgtacacaTACTATAAGAACAAATCAATTTACGGCAGgcaaacgatgaaaattaacaataaacaaaccaacaatttattgtatttgtaaGAAATACCGGAgttaaattctttctttttaattggcGGTTCGTTCATCAGATTCGTGTGATATAGATTGTACTTCTTCGTCATCTCCTCCCAAAACGCCATTCTCTCTGGGAAAAAATCACTTTCTACCACGATGTCTGGATCTGTGTTGTTCCCAAATAGCAGAAACTGTTGGGAGGTCTTGAAATCAGGCCATGCAGGCACTTTCCACGCACTTGGCACTctaataaagtgaaataaaatttggacAGAGTTCAAAATccatacataataataataattcttttgcCATGTGAACAAGTACTTTGCTACAAAATTTCAGTTGCAATGCGTGACTTATTGCATTAATGAATGTAAATGCAGTTTGACCTCTGAGGACTTGGTGCTATCGagtttcataatattatcTAGACAAAGAAGGTCAGACTGCATTACTCAaggtaaatataatatttatgacgTAGCATACTTTCTTCGACACGAcatgttctatttttttctatttaattccTCCCTCTAATTCTTACCCATTGGTTGCAAAGCTGGCCCACATTTCTatcattatatttatcataGTCTCATCGGTTTCGGTGTTGTGTAACATCAGAatcttgtattttttgtttaagtgtggaatcaaataatttaaatcgtCGCAATGCGTTATTCCTGCAAACGGAAAGCATAAAGTTGGTAACCGAGTCTGAATTTGGAAATATagtaaaaaacaattaattttactaaccATGCCTTCCGGTTTCAAACGCGAAACTGGAGCTGAATGTACCCACGtagttaaacaaataaaaatagatactAGAATTCATGACTGTTGATAGGTACTTTGCAGTCATGTATGCTGGCCATATGATATGTTCGTCGCCAAGTGcctgtaaaatttatatatttacatttcatttaatcattattaatcgtcttatttatttaacgagtcTCAAAATTGTTGCCATCATTTCTCCATTAAAAAAACGACATACCTGGGAGATATTGCGAGTGAATGTTTTAGTGAAATTCGAATCGAAGTAGAAGTCTTCTATGGCGCTGGTGAGAGCGGTCGTGTTCGTATCCAAGTGATCATACTCCAGAATAACGGGTACAAGATCTTCCAAATCGTCTCGATAGGTCTCCTGGAGCCAATACCCtggaaatggaaataattttcactttcaaaatgaatgattttgtaataaattttaagaattccCTTCAAACTTACTCTGGGATATGAAATCGCCCTCGTCCTTGTTTATCCCTATTATACAAGGTACATCTCTGACCATGCGGTTCCTCAAAGCTGTGAGAGGATGTACCGTCAGGATGGCGTCTTCAGATTCTTCCTCGAGTGTGGGTGCTAAAGTACCCACACGATAATCTGACGCGAAACTCTGATAAATGGAAGATCTAATTATTatctactaaaaaaatgatcTTTCTGGATCTAATTACGCCAAagatgtcaataaaatgatcaaaGTAGCTAAAGTGACACAGTAACAACGATACTCGGTTATTTCAACAGATAATTGAACAGGTTAATTCAAATTAGAAGTCAACGGCCCCATCTTACCGTATTGATTACACTAGCAAACTTCCAATCTTCGACAGCTCTCATGCAACACATTATATCCTTGCTTTCCTCTTCAACGCACTTATCATCGTCacaattgtttttcatattcttggGTGGAAGGCAGCCTAGTCGCTCGACTACTTCCATCGAAGTCCGAAGCAGCGAGGTCCTCTCTACTACACCCCACATGGAAAAAGCGGATCCACTTTGCAAAATGTATCTATGAAACAACCCCTCTGTTTTGGGGGTCATAGTCAAAGCATGAACGAGAGCAGCCCCGACGCTGTTGCCCCACAATGTCACGGAGTTTGGATCACCGTTGAAGGCCTCTATGTTCTCCTGGATCCATCTCAAGGACTCCACGACATCCTTCACCCCGTAGTTTCCTGGAGCGGCTTTGTTCGCCATGCTGAAAAATCCTAGGGGAACGATGATAAATAAGGCGTTGGATTTGTTGCAGTTGTTGAAAAAAGCAAGCTTTGGAAACGGAAATTGTTACTCCGGAATGAAACGATGAAGGGTGAATGGTTACTTCTGAAAAAAATGGACTGAGCATGGTTACTCTTAAAACTATGGAGTGTGATTGAAATATTGGATTATGAATTCCAATGGTGCAAGAAGTATTACCCAAAACGCCAAG
This window contains:
- the LOC128878621 gene encoding esterase FE4-like, with product MNRAQFRCSKSENLVRWSVILLFLAVGGLYARTTRIQTKFGTIEGLWSRSTRGRLVAHYLGIPYAEPPIGYLRFKGPQPWSRTWNTTYYATKDGSPCIQRSSNKEVVGSEDCLYLNVYVPIISDKGNASRKLPVIVFVHGGRYVDGSSDSNQFPPNYLMDQNIILVAMNFRLGVLGFFSMANKAAPGNYGVKDVVESLRWIQENIEAFNGDPNSVTLWGNSVGAALVHALTMTPKTEGLFHRYILQSGSAFSMWGVVERTSLLRTSMEVVERLGCLPPKNMKNNCDDDKCVEEESKDIMCCMRAVEDWKFASVINTSFASDYRVGTLAPTLEEESEDAILTVHPLTALRNRMVRDVPCIIGINKDEGDFISQRYWLQETYRDDLEDLVPVILEYDHLDTNTTALTSAIEDFYFDSNFTKTFTRNISQALGDEHIIWPAYMTAKYLSTVMNSSIYFYLFNYVGTFSSSFAFETGRHGITHCDDLNYLIPHLNKKYKILMLHNTETDETMINIMIEMWASFATNGVPSAWKVPAWPDFKTSQQFLLFGNNTDPDIVVESDFFPERMAFWEEMTKKYNLYHTNLMNEPPIKKKEFNSGISYKYNKLLVCLLLIFIVCLP